Proteins co-encoded in one Marinomonas sp. IMCC 4694 genomic window:
- a CDS encoding acetate/propionate family kinase has protein sequence MKQSILVINCGSSSLKFAVLSDEGTVTLVEGMADRLNTNQSTITFKHQGQKTQTTLDEGSHKSVVTHIKQWLDQHNDIKRTLVGVGHRVVHGGETFSRSVLINQEVIDGINECAKFAPLHNPAHAKGIEVAFELFPGLPQIAVFDTAFHQTLLPEHYLYPIPMRFYRDHHFRKYGFHGTSYRYISHFFSSIVPNSHRQGVLIAHLGNGASVCAVNNGQSSDTSMGITPLEGLMMGTRSGSVDPSLVAFIGQADNINSEKALSLLNKKSGLLGISELSNDCRTLEEAMLLGDSKAKLALDMFAVRTAKHLASSATTLDKVDHVIFTGGIGENSPYLRDLICSHLRVFNICIDSQLNQNAPRGDVSNISASDSHPQTWIIPTNEELMIALDALQLIR, from the coding sequence ATGAAACAAAGTATATTAGTGATTAATTGTGGTAGCTCATCTTTGAAGTTTGCCGTACTAAGCGACGAAGGAACAGTCACTTTAGTCGAAGGCATGGCAGACAGGTTAAACACAAATCAAAGTACTATTACTTTTAAACATCAGGGACAAAAAACACAAACCACACTTGATGAAGGTAGCCACAAAAGCGTGGTCACTCACATAAAACAGTGGTTAGACCAGCATAATGATATTAAGCGGACATTAGTAGGGGTTGGTCATCGTGTGGTTCATGGGGGGGAAACCTTCAGTCGATCAGTTCTCATTAACCAGGAAGTAATCGATGGCATTAACGAATGCGCTAAATTCGCACCACTCCATAATCCTGCCCACGCTAAGGGCATCGAGGTTGCATTTGAACTTTTCCCAGGCTTGCCTCAAATCGCCGTGTTTGATACGGCGTTTCATCAAACGTTATTGCCTGAACACTACCTTTACCCTATTCCGATGAGATTCTATCGTGATCATCATTTTCGTAAATACGGCTTTCATGGCACCAGCTACCGATACATTAGTCATTTCTTTTCCAGCATAGTACCTAACAGTCACCGACAAGGCGTGCTGATTGCGCACTTAGGCAACGGCGCTAGTGTTTGTGCTGTAAACAACGGCCAATCCTCTGATACGAGTATGGGCATCACTCCATTAGAAGGTCTTATGATGGGGACACGATCCGGTAGCGTCGATCCAAGTTTAGTGGCTTTTATTGGCCAAGCTGATAACATCAATTCAGAGAAAGCCTTAAGTTTATTAAACAAAAAAAGTGGCTTGCTGGGCATTTCTGAATTATCCAACGATTGCCGAACTCTCGAAGAAGCGATGCTCTTGGGTGACTCGAAAGCCAAGCTTGCATTAGACATGTTTGCTGTGCGCACTGCGAAACATTTAGCCAGTTCAGCAACAACACTTGATAAGGTCGATCATGTAATTTTCACTGGGGGAATTGGTGAAAACTCACCCTATTTACGAGACCTTATTTGCTCGCATTTGCGTGTTTTTAATATCTGCATCGATTCCCAATTAAACCAAAACGCTCCTCGCGGTGACGTTTCAAACATAAGCGCTTCGGACAGTCACCCACAGACTTGGATCATACCAACAAACGAAGAGCTTATGATCGCGCTGGACGCACTACAATTAATTCGATAA
- a CDS encoding pilin, whose translation MKDLKHDLRGFTLLELMVVIAIISILAGLSAPTFTRQIAKANLLEAQNIATEHQSLVEEYILLNGSFPNATEFTNIKSTLTTDSIAKSISIENPSNTTGTVVIALKNSTGVTEDQYLKYARDANRNWQCTSDLDSKILPLKCQAVVGEDK comes from the coding sequence ATGAAAGACTTAAAACACGACCTGCGCGGTTTCACACTATTAGAGCTTATGGTTGTTATTGCCATTATCTCAATACTTGCGGGCTTGTCAGCCCCAACATTTACACGTCAAATAGCCAAAGCTAATCTTCTTGAAGCGCAAAATATTGCCACGGAACACCAGTCGTTGGTTGAAGAATACATTTTGCTTAACGGCTCCTTCCCTAATGCCACTGAATTCACAAACATTAAAAGCACGTTAACCACAGATTCTATCGCCAAATCTATCTCCATTGAGAACCCCAGTAACACAACGGGCACCGTTGTGATCGCACTCAAAAACAGCACAGGGGTTACTGAAGACCAATACTTGAAATACGCTCGTGACGCCAATCGTAACTGGCAATGCACCTCCGATTTAGACAGTAAAATTCTCCCTTTAAAATGCCAAGCGGTTGTGGGAGAAGATAAATGA
- the aceE gene encoding pyruvate dehydrogenase (acetyl-transferring), homodimeric type, protein MTEQHILEDIDPIETKEWIDALESVLREEGPDRAQYILNRLSNEATKAGTSLPSSITTAYRNTIAPENEKPLPGDVFMERRIRSIIRWNALAMVMKANRVDSTLGGHITSFSSAATLYDIGFNHFFRGNDGKQQADMVFFQGHISPGIYARSYIEGRLTDEQLDNFRREVDGKGISSYPHPWLMPDYWQFPTVSMGLGPLQAIYQAHVMKYQHSRGLIDQGDRKVWAFLGDGECDEPESLGAIALAGRENLDNLIFVINCNLQRLDGPVRGNSKIVQELEGVFRGAGWNVVKCLWGRHWDPLFAKDHNGLLVKRMNEVCDGELQNYKANGGAYTREHFFGKYPELLEMVKDMTDDEIMNLNRGGHDPYKVYAAYSEATSHKGQPTVILAQTVKGYGMFKAAEAQNTAHQTKKLDEESLAQFRDKFGIPISDEELKDLPYYKPAEDSPEMQYMRSRRKELHGAFPIRNHDCEALEVPSLEAFKAQIAGTKGREISTTMAFVRALNVMVKDKEIGKRVVPIVADEARTFGMEGMFRQLGIYSSEGQRYTPHDHTQIMYYKESSDGQILQEGINEPGAFSAWLALATSYANSALPMIPVYIYYSMFGFQRIGDLAWAAGDSQARGFLIGATAGRTTLNGEGLQHEDGHSHIQAGLIPNCISYDPTYSYEVAVIVQDGLRRMYQDKESVFYYLTVMNENYTHEDMPEGVEDGIIKGMYKLKSHEKKANKKQVQLLGSGVILREVEAAAEILFNDFGVNSDIWSVTSFNELRREGLDASRWSMLHPEDKPRQSYVESCLDGKGPVIASTDHIKLFADQIRPFIKGTYNVLGTDGFGRSDTRAQLRHFFEVNRYWVVVSALSALAQDGVIDASVVSGAITKFGLDPEKPNPVTC, encoded by the coding sequence ATGACTGAGCAGCATATTCTCGAAGACATCGATCCAATTGAAACGAAAGAGTGGATCGATGCGCTTGAGTCTGTCCTTCGCGAAGAAGGTCCTGATCGCGCGCAATATATTTTAAATCGTTTATCGAATGAAGCTACGAAAGCTGGCACATCACTGCCATCGTCTATCACGACGGCGTACCGGAATACAATTGCTCCTGAAAATGAGAAGCCGTTGCCGGGTGATGTGTTTATGGAGCGTCGTATACGCTCTATAATTCGTTGGAACGCATTGGCGATGGTAATGAAGGCAAACCGTGTTGATTCAACACTTGGTGGCCACATTACAAGCTTCTCTTCTGCAGCAACGCTTTATGATATCGGTTTTAACCACTTTTTCCGTGGTAATGACGGTAAACAGCAAGCGGATATGGTTTTTTTCCAAGGCCACATCTCTCCAGGTATTTACGCTCGTTCATACATTGAAGGTCGTTTGACTGATGAACAGCTGGATAACTTCCGTCGTGAAGTTGATGGTAAAGGTATCTCTTCTTACCCTCACCCTTGGTTAATGCCTGATTATTGGCAGTTTCCAACGGTTTCTATGGGTCTTGGGCCATTACAGGCCATTTACCAAGCACACGTAATGAAGTACCAGCATAGCCGTGGTCTTATTGATCAAGGTGACCGTAAAGTATGGGCGTTCCTTGGCGATGGTGAGTGTGATGAGCCAGAATCTTTGGGTGCTATCGCCCTTGCGGGGCGTGAAAATCTAGACAACCTTATTTTCGTGATCAACTGTAACCTGCAGCGCCTTGATGGCCCTGTTCGTGGTAACAGTAAAATTGTTCAGGAACTTGAAGGTGTATTCCGTGGCGCTGGCTGGAATGTCGTTAAGTGCTTATGGGGCCGTCATTGGGATCCTCTATTTGCGAAAGATCACAACGGTTTGCTTGTTAAACGTATGAACGAGGTTTGCGATGGTGAACTTCAGAACTACAAAGCAAATGGTGGTGCCTATACTCGTGAACATTTCTTCGGGAAATACCCAGAGTTACTAGAAATGGTCAAAGACATGACCGACGATGAGATTATGAATCTTAATCGCGGTGGACATGACCCTTACAAAGTTTACGCAGCGTATTCCGAAGCAACTTCTCATAAAGGTCAACCGACTGTTATCTTGGCGCAAACCGTTAAAGGTTACGGCATGTTTAAAGCGGCTGAAGCGCAAAACACGGCGCATCAAACTAAGAAGTTAGATGAAGAGTCACTTGCTCAGTTCCGTGATAAATTCGGTATTCCTATTAGTGATGAAGAGCTAAAAGACTTACCGTATTACAAACCGGCTGAAGACAGCCCAGAAATGCAATACATGAGGTCTCGTCGTAAAGAATTACACGGTGCTTTCCCGATTCGTAATCACGATTGTGAAGCCCTTGAAGTGCCTTCTTTGGAAGCCTTCAAAGCTCAAATTGCGGGAACAAAAGGGCGCGAGATTTCTACAACTATGGCGTTTGTGCGTGCACTGAATGTTATGGTTAAGGATAAAGAAATTGGTAAACGTGTCGTTCCAATCGTTGCTGATGAAGCACGCACGTTTGGTATGGAAGGTATGTTCCGTCAGTTGGGTATTTACTCATCTGAAGGTCAGCGTTACACGCCTCATGACCATACTCAGATCATGTATTACAAAGAGTCTTCTGACGGACAGATCCTTCAGGAAGGTATCAATGAGCCGGGTGCGTTTTCTGCATGGTTAGCATTGGCTACCTCTTATGCAAACAGCGCTCTTCCAATGATTCCTGTTTACATCTATTACTCTATGTTTGGTTTCCAACGTATTGGTGACTTGGCTTGGGCCGCTGGTGATTCACAGGCTCGTGGATTCTTAATTGGTGCAACTGCAGGCCGCACTACGCTTAATGGTGAAGGCTTGCAACATGAAGATGGCCATTCCCATATTCAAGCGGGTCTTATCCCTAACTGCATATCTTATGATCCGACTTACTCATACGAAGTGGCTGTCATTGTTCAAGATGGTTTGCGCCGTATGTATCAGGATAAAGAGAGTGTTTTCTATTACCTAACCGTAATGAATGAAAACTACACTCACGAAGATATGCCTGAAGGTGTTGAAGACGGCATCATTAAAGGAATGTACAAGCTTAAGTCTCATGAGAAGAAAGCCAATAAGAAACAAGTACAATTACTTGGTTCTGGCGTTATTCTTCGTGAAGTAGAAGCGGCTGCAGAAATTCTATTTAATGATTTCGGTGTGAACTCTGACATTTGGAGTGTGACATCGTTTAATGAGTTGCGTCGTGAAGGTCTTGATGCAAGTCGTTGGTCAATGCTTCATCCAGAAGATAAGCCTCGTCAATCTTATGTAGAATCTTGCTTGGATGGCAAAGGTCCAGTGATTGCCTCTACGGATCATATCAAATTATTCGCCGATCAGATTCGTCCATTTATTAAAGGTACATACAATGTACTCGGTACGGATGGTTTTGGCCGCAGTGATACTCGTGCTCAACTACGTCACTTCTTCGAAGTAAACCGTTATTGGGTGGTGGTTTCTGCTTTAAGCGCACTAGCGCAAGACGGTGTGATTGACGCCTCTGTTGTTAGCGGAGCAATTACTAAGTTTGGTTTAGATCCTGAAAAACCAAACCCCGTCACTTGCTAA
- a CDS encoding SulP family inorganic anion transporter, whose translation MIIDFSRFKDWSLVGDLFGGATTAIVSLPLALAFGVASGAGAEAGLWGAILVGFFAAVFGGSTSLISEPTGPMTVIMTAVLTSMMANNPESGVAMAFTVVMIAGLFQITLGYLKLGKYITLMPYSVISGFMSGIGVILIILQLAPFLGQASPPGGVLGTLSALPELIDDLKFSELLLGTLTLAVLFYLPKKWRRYVPPQLVALVSISLVSIVLFNDSDIRRIGFIPSGLPSIHWPHFESTVFIEMIIDGLVLGTLGCIDTLLTAVIADSLTRKEHDSNRELIGQGTANFFSGLLGGLPGAGATMGTVVNIQSGGKSPLAAITRAVILLIVVLGASTLISPIPMAVLAGIALYVGINILDWSFLKRAHKIALVPTIIMYGVMALTVFVDLMVAVGIGVFIANIITIEKLSRLQSGNVKAISDADDDIPLTDDEKALLDQADGKVLLFYLSGPMIFGASKAIAKHHNRIRNYKAVVLDLSAVPMMDLTISLALENAIKDAIEANCAVYIFSPNGQTTERLEKLGVLTRLPHNAFCDSRKSALMEAVNNLPND comes from the coding sequence ATGATCATCGATTTTTCACGCTTTAAAGATTGGTCCCTCGTTGGCGATTTATTTGGCGGAGCGACCACAGCCATTGTGTCATTGCCTCTCGCTCTAGCCTTTGGTGTAGCCTCAGGTGCGGGGGCTGAAGCTGGGTTATGGGGCGCTATTCTGGTCGGTTTTTTTGCAGCTGTATTTGGCGGCTCAACGAGTTTAATCTCGGAGCCAACGGGCCCCATGACGGTCATTATGACCGCTGTTCTGACGAGCATGATGGCAAACAACCCAGAAAGTGGAGTCGCCATGGCGTTTACCGTGGTCATGATTGCAGGCTTATTTCAGATCACCCTAGGGTATTTAAAACTCGGTAAATACATCACCTTAATGCCTTACAGTGTGATTTCTGGCTTTATGTCTGGAATAGGTGTAATACTTATTATCCTACAGTTAGCGCCTTTTTTAGGTCAAGCCTCCCCTCCAGGCGGAGTACTTGGAACACTTTCTGCACTGCCCGAATTAATTGATGATTTGAAATTCTCTGAGCTGTTATTAGGTACTCTAACGCTTGCTGTACTATTCTATTTACCTAAAAAATGGCGACGTTACGTACCACCACAACTAGTAGCGCTTGTTTCTATTAGCCTAGTATCCATCGTTTTGTTTAATGACTCTGACATTCGTCGTATTGGATTCATACCATCAGGTTTGCCCTCTATCCATTGGCCCCATTTCGAAAGTACCGTTTTTATCGAGATGATCATAGATGGGTTGGTGCTTGGAACGCTTGGCTGTATTGACACCTTGTTAACCGCTGTTATTGCCGATAGCTTAACGCGCAAAGAACATGACTCGAATCGTGAATTAATTGGTCAAGGGACGGCAAATTTTTTCTCTGGTTTGCTAGGTGGACTGCCAGGAGCGGGGGCGACAATGGGAACCGTAGTAAACATCCAATCGGGAGGCAAATCACCACTCGCTGCCATTACAAGAGCTGTTATTTTACTTATTGTGGTACTAGGCGCATCGACCTTGATTAGCCCTATTCCTATGGCTGTCTTGGCGGGTATTGCGCTCTATGTTGGTATCAATATTCTCGATTGGAGTTTTTTAAAGCGCGCTCATAAAATTGCACTTGTACCCACCATCATCATGTATGGCGTAATGGCGTTAACCGTCTTTGTCGATCTAATGGTAGCCGTGGGGATTGGTGTGTTTATTGCCAATATTATCACTATCGAAAAGCTCAGCCGCTTGCAATCTGGCAACGTTAAAGCCATTAGCGACGCCGACGACGATATACCACTTACCGATGACGAAAAAGCATTACTAGACCAAGCCGATGGAAAAGTATTACTGTTCTATCTGTCAGGACCAATGATTTTTGGCGCCAGTAAAGCCATCGCCAAACATCACAATCGCATTCGCAACTATAAAGCGGTGGTATTAGATTTAAGCGCTGTTCCTATGATGGATTTAACCATTAGCCTCGCGCTTGAAAACGCTATAAAAGACGCAATAGAAGCAAATTGTGCTGTTTATATCTTCAGCCCAAATGGACAAACAACGGAACGACTGGAAAAGCTAGGAGTTCTTACTCGCCTACCCCACAATGCGTTTTGTGATTCACGAAAGTCAGCGCTAATGGAAGCCGTTAATAACCTACCTAATGATTAA
- the aceF gene encoding dihydrolipoyllysine-residue acetyltransferase, protein MSTEIIRVPDIGGATDVEIIEISIKVGDVIEVDQSIIVLETDKASMDVPSSMAGTVKSISIKLGDKVSEGDEVLVIEVESAESPVADVTTETTAPADVTVAPSITAEPTENKVSVPDIGGATDVEVIEICVSEGDTVKEGDSIIVLETDKASMDIPSPFTGKVGKISIKIGDTVSEGADILVIVSESSAPVARVTDVPKQKETPAVVAAPIAGGVETVNVPDIGGAEGVEVIEVAVSVGDKVSEGDSIIVLETDKASMEIPAPKSGTVKSVSIKVGDKVSEGHAVLELEVEGQAALVVAPAVAEKSATPVSQAPKVEAAKTEAPADQSAVLSRPSTKVHAGPAVRMLARELGVALPLVRATGPRGRITKQDLHAYVKAAVQKAESAPVFSGISGTGLPTVPDQDFSKFGSIDIVKMSKIQRMTAQNMVRNALVVPQVTQFDKADITDLEDFRKGLKAEMEKQGVKLTPLPFLIKAVAQAMVANPSFNVSLMADGESYVQKGYVHIGVAVDSPVGLVVPVLRDADKKSIVQIAQEINVLIKKAMDKQLKPADMQGGCFTISSLGAIGGTGFTPIVNCPEVGILGVSKADVEPRWNGKEFEPRTMLPLCLSYDHRAVNGGDAGRFMTFLNSLLSDVRRLSL, encoded by the coding sequence GTGAGTACTGAAATCATTCGAGTACCTGATATTGGTGGTGCGACTGATGTCGAGATTATCGAGATCAGTATTAAGGTTGGTGATGTGATTGAAGTTGACCAATCTATTATTGTTTTAGAAACTGATAAAGCGTCCATGGATGTGCCATCTTCTATGGCGGGTACGGTAAAAAGTATCTCTATAAAATTAGGCGATAAAGTATCTGAAGGTGACGAAGTTCTTGTCATTGAAGTTGAGAGTGCTGAATCACCTGTGGCAGACGTCACTACAGAGACAACGGCACCAGCAGATGTCACTGTTGCGCCTAGCATTACAGCAGAGCCCACTGAAAACAAAGTTTCTGTGCCAGATATTGGTGGCGCAACGGACGTTGAAGTCATTGAAATTTGCGTGTCTGAAGGCGATACAGTTAAAGAGGGCGACTCTATAATTGTATTAGAAACAGATAAAGCTTCCATGGATATTCCTTCACCCTTTACGGGTAAGGTTGGAAAGATATCTATTAAAATTGGTGACACCGTCTCCGAAGGTGCTGACATTTTAGTAATTGTTTCCGAGTCTAGTGCGCCTGTTGCGAGAGTGACAGACGTGCCGAAACAAAAAGAGACTCCTGCAGTTGTTGCAGCACCAATTGCTGGTGGTGTTGAAACGGTTAATGTCCCTGATATCGGCGGCGCAGAAGGCGTTGAAGTTATCGAGGTAGCGGTTTCGGTCGGCGATAAAGTTTCAGAAGGCGATTCTATTATTGTTCTGGAAACAGACAAGGCTTCTATGGAAATCCCTGCGCCGAAATCAGGAACCGTCAAATCTGTTTCGATTAAAGTGGGTGACAAGGTCTCGGAAGGTCATGCTGTTCTTGAGTTGGAAGTAGAGGGTCAAGCTGCACTGGTAGTGGCGCCTGCGGTTGCCGAGAAATCAGCGACTCCAGTGTCCCAAGCACCTAAAGTGGAAGCGGCTAAAACTGAGGCTCCAGCAGATCAGTCTGCGGTTTTATCAAGACCATCGACGAAAGTGCATGCTGGACCGGCTGTTCGTATGCTTGCTCGTGAATTGGGTGTTGCTTTACCTCTAGTTCGTGCAACAGGCCCTCGTGGTCGGATCACAAAACAAGATTTGCATGCTTATGTAAAAGCGGCTGTGCAAAAGGCAGAGTCTGCTCCAGTTTTTTCTGGCATCAGTGGTACTGGCTTACCAACCGTTCCTGATCAAGACTTTAGTAAGTTTGGCTCTATTGATATCGTAAAAATGAGTAAAATCCAACGTATGACGGCCCAGAACATGGTTCGTAATGCCTTGGTTGTTCCACAAGTTACTCAGTTTGATAAAGCAGACATTACGGACCTAGAAGATTTCCGTAAAGGCTTGAAAGCGGAAATGGAGAAGCAAGGTGTGAAGCTAACGCCTTTGCCATTCCTAATAAAAGCGGTTGCTCAAGCGATGGTTGCTAACCCAAGCTTTAATGTGTCTTTAATGGCAGATGGCGAAAGCTACGTTCAAAAAGGATATGTTCACATTGGTGTTGCTGTCGATTCGCCTGTAGGTCTAGTTGTGCCTGTTTTGCGTGATGCTGACAAAAAATCCATTGTGCAAATTGCTCAAGAAATCAATGTCTTGATTAAAAAAGCGATGGACAAGCAGCTTAAACCAGCTGATATGCAAGGTGGTTGTTTTACTATTTCAAGTTTGGGTGCGATTGGCGGAACGGGTTTCACCCCTATCGTTAACTGCCCCGAGGTGGGTATTCTTGGCGTCTCTAAAGCCGATGTTGAGCCACGCTGGAATGGCAAAGAGTTTGAACCTCGGACTATGTTGCCTCTGTGTTTGTCTTACGATCACAGAGCGGTGAATGGTGGTGATGCGGGCAGATTCATGACCTTCTTAAATTCACTGTTGAGTGATGTGCGCCGCTTATCTCTTTAA
- the nadC gene encoding carboxylating nicotinate-nucleotide diphosphorylase, with product MIPLNALLLEHIQSQVTFALKEDVGAEDITAQLIPDNHLIKATVISRESAILCGQAWVNEVFAQLGDKVTLTWHDQDGDLLEINRPFLTLEGHARSILTGERTALNFLQTLSYTATITKQYSDMVSQTQLTILDTRKTLPGLRQAQKYAVTVGGGKNHRMGLFDAFLIKENHIMAAGSIENAVQMAQHIAPGKIIEVETENLNEVAAAVAAGADIIMLDNFSYEDMTKAVSDFKGKAKFEASGNMDKHRLLKVAESGVDFVSIGALTKHIKAIDLSLRVVKEAL from the coding sequence ATGATTCCTCTGAACGCTCTTTTGCTCGAGCACATCCAATCACAAGTCACTTTCGCTTTAAAGGAAGATGTTGGAGCTGAAGACATAACCGCTCAACTTATACCAGACAACCATCTAATCAAAGCGACCGTTATTAGCCGAGAAAGTGCCATTTTGTGCGGGCAGGCTTGGGTAAACGAAGTGTTTGCTCAACTTGGCGATAAAGTTACCCTTACGTGGCATGATCAAGATGGCGACTTACTTGAAATAAACCGCCCTTTTTTAACCCTCGAAGGGCACGCTAGAAGCATCTTAACCGGCGAAAGAACCGCGCTTAATTTTTTACAAACCTTGTCTTATACCGCCACCATTACAAAACAATACAGCGATATGGTGTCGCAGACTCAACTTACAATTCTCGATACGAGAAAGACGCTTCCAGGCCTACGACAAGCACAAAAGTATGCCGTAACGGTTGGCGGTGGTAAAAATCACCGAATGGGATTATTTGATGCCTTTTTAATCAAAGAAAACCACATTATGGCCGCAGGCTCGATTGAAAATGCGGTTCAAATGGCTCAACACATTGCCCCAGGCAAGATCATTGAAGTGGAAACCGAAAACCTCAACGAAGTCGCTGCTGCCGTCGCCGCGGGGGCCGATATTATTATGCTTGATAACTTTTCTTATGAAGACATGACAAAAGCCGTATCTGACTTTAAAGGCAAAGCCAAGTTTGAAGCCTCTGGCAATATGGATAAACACAGGTTATTAAAAGTCGCTGAATCGGGCGTTGATTTCGTATCAATTGGTGCACTGACCAAACATATCAAAGCCATAGACTTGTCTTTGCGCGTCGTCAAGGAAGCTTTATGA
- the pta gene encoding phosphate acetyltransferase: MSINVLMTVPTGPGVGLTSVSVGLVRALEQQGLKASFFKPIAQPQPGDKGPDKSTAMVAQGSMLTPVEPIPLHEAERYLYNDNIDELMEEIVGRFQASVEPDSTVIVEGLAQIAGHPYATRLNKAIARTLDAGLVLVTAPNDMRVNELEHHVEIAAGSYGGIKASDVIGCILNKTSPGSLGVKSYGDLFAQRSIFKRNFSLLGQIPKADELTHPRVKDVADFLGARIINAGEIESRRVQSYTLCARGVENMLEALRPGVLVFTPGDRTDIIMATAIAALNDIKIAALVVTGGYQPSEALLALCGKAMAKGLPILSVESNSWETVINMQSFNQEIPLDDKERVLMVKEHIARCIDHDWINSFALNQEERKLSPPAFRFRLIELARSLNKRIILPEGEEIRTIQAASICAERGIARCTLLGNETEILRIAQNNGIELSHGVEILDPSSIRERYVTPMVELRKSRGLTDIVAREQLDDNVVLGTMMLQVGDVDGLVSGANHTTANTIRPALQLIKTSANASLVSSVFFMCLPDQVLVYGDCAINPDPTAEQLAEIAIQSADSAAAFGITPKVAMISYSTGGSGTGNDVDKVRDATAIAQKRRPDLLIDGPLQYDAAIMEKVAKQKAPNSKVAGKATVFIFPDLNTGNTTYKAVQRSADVVSIGPMLQGIRKPVNDLSRGALVDDIVYTIAITAIQAGKLSQP; this comes from the coding sequence ATGTCAATAAATGTACTTATGACCGTTCCCACCGGCCCCGGTGTCGGTCTAACCTCAGTTTCAGTGGGTTTGGTTCGAGCGTTGGAACAACAAGGACTAAAAGCCAGTTTTTTTAAGCCAATCGCGCAGCCACAACCTGGTGACAAAGGACCGGATAAATCAACGGCTATGGTAGCGCAGGGATCAATGCTGACACCCGTTGAACCGATCCCATTACACGAGGCAGAACGCTATTTGTACAATGACAACATTGATGAACTCATGGAAGAAATTGTCGGGCGTTTTCAAGCTAGCGTTGAACCCGATTCCACCGTCATCGTTGAGGGTCTTGCACAAATTGCAGGACACCCGTACGCCACAAGATTAAACAAAGCCATTGCTCGAACACTAGACGCAGGCTTGGTCTTAGTCACAGCTCCCAACGATATGCGGGTAAACGAGCTTGAACATCACGTAGAAATTGCCGCTGGGTCTTATGGTGGAATTAAAGCCAGTGATGTCATTGGCTGCATTCTTAATAAAACCTCCCCAGGATCGTTGGGCGTTAAATCGTACGGCGATCTGTTTGCACAAAGAAGCATATTTAAACGTAATTTCAGCTTACTGGGTCAGATACCCAAAGCCGATGAGCTCACTCATCCACGGGTAAAAGATGTCGCTGACTTTCTTGGTGCTCGCATTATTAATGCGGGTGAAATCGAATCTCGTCGCGTCCAATCCTATACTCTTTGTGCTCGAGGCGTTGAAAACATGCTTGAGGCCCTTCGTCCTGGGGTCTTAGTTTTCACACCTGGAGACAGAACTGACATTATTATGGCGACTGCCATTGCAGCCCTAAATGACATTAAAATTGCCGCCTTGGTCGTCACTGGTGGTTACCAGCCCAGCGAGGCGCTGTTGGCACTTTGCGGTAAAGCCATGGCAAAAGGTTTGCCTATCCTTTCTGTTGAGTCAAACAGCTGGGAAACCGTTATCAATATGCAATCGTTTAACCAAGAAATCCCTCTTGACGACAAAGAGCGTGTGCTCATGGTAAAAGAACACATCGCTCGATGCATTGATCACGATTGGATTAATTCGTTTGCCCTAAATCAAGAAGAAAGAAAACTATCCCCTCCCGCCTTTCGTTTTCGCTTAATCGAGCTTGCTCGCTCATTGAATAAACGCATCATTCTTCCTGAAGGCGAGGAAATCCGTACTATTCAAGCGGCGTCTATTTGCGCTGAACGTGGTATTGCCCGCTGCACATTGCTTGGCAATGAGACGGAAATTCTAAGAATTGCTCAAAATAATGGCATTGAATTAAGCCATGGCGTTGAAATACTCGATCCTAGCAGCATTCGAGAGCGCTATGTGACCCCCATGGTAGAACTAAGAAAAAGTCGTGGCCTAACCGACATCGTTGCTCGTGAGCAACTCGATGACAATGTTGTATTGGGTACAATGATGCTTCAAGTAGGCGACGTCGATGGGTTAGTTTCTGGCGCAAACCACACGACCGCCAATACCATTCGACCCGCCCTGCAATTAATTAAAACATCTGCCAACGCAAGCCTAGTGTCTTCCGTATTCTTTATGTGTTTACCAGATCAAGTATTAGTGTATGGTGATTGCGCAATCAATCCAGACCCTACTGCTGAGCAGCTTGCTGAAATTGCGATCCAAAGTGCCGACTCTGCAGCAGCTTTTGGCATTACCCCCAAAGTCGCCATGATTAGCTATAGTACGGGGGGTTCTGGGACCGGTAACGATGTGGATAAAGTGAGAGACGCCACCGCCATAGCTCAAAAACGTCGTCCTGACCTCTTGATTGATGGACCTTTGCAATACGACGCCGCCATCATGGAAAAGGTTGCCAAACAAAAAGCACCCAACAGCAAAGTAGCGGGCAAAGCGACCGTGTTTATTTTCCCTGACCTAAATACAGGTAATACCACCTACAAAGCGGTGCAACGGAGTGCTGATGTTGTGAGCATCGGTCCAATGCTGCAAGGTATACGTAAACCGGTTAACGATTTGTCTCGTGGTGCCTTGGTTGATGACATTGTTTATACCATCGCAATTACCGCCATCCAAGCCGGCAAACTCAGCCAACCTTAG